A stretch of [Clostridium] scindens DNA encodes these proteins:
- a CDS encoding electron transfer flavoprotein subunit beta/FixA family protein translates to MNIVACIKQVPDTNEVRIDSKTNNLVREGVPSIMNPFDESGVELALRLKERYGGRITVVSMGPGQAREALQQALDMGADEAILLSDRVFAGSDTLATGYILAQYISGLDYDLILCGAEAIDGCTGQVGPVIAENLGIPQFTYVSGVEWEDEQWNIARSVGRYLEYHEAKGKILACVMKQIAAPRAAHPCSRNPKVISAREIKGLDPGRAGSTGSPTRVVKIQMADARQKCYVAIDDRLPARERIQSIINGGIESKEKVELIRGSSESLAYKILSLPEVERNVV, encoded by the coding sequence ATGAACATTGTAGCATGTATCAAACAGGTTCCTGATACGAATGAAGTGAGGATCGACAGCAAGACGAACAATCTGGTCAGAGAAGGGGTTCCTTCTATTATGAACCCTTTCGACGAATCAGGAGTGGAGCTGGCTCTTCGCCTGAAAGAACGTTATGGAGGAAGGATCACGGTAGTTTCCATGGGGCCGGGACAGGCGCGGGAGGCATTGCAGCAGGCGCTGGATATGGGGGCGGATGAAGCCATCCTTCTGAGCGACAGAGTATTTGCGGGTTCGGACACTCTGGCAACCGGGTATATCCTGGCACAGTACATAAGCGGCCTCGATTACGACCTGATCCTATGCGGAGCGGAGGCGATTGACGGCTGTACCGGACAGGTGGGCCCGGTGATTGCGGAGAATCTTGGCATTCCTCAATTTACATATGTAAGTGGAGTAGAATGGGAAGATGAGCAGTGGAATATCGCAAGAAGCGTGGGCAGATATCTGGAGTACCATGAAGCAAAGGGGAAGATTCTCGCATGCGTCATGAAGCAGATTGCGGCTCCGAGAGCCGCGCACCCATGCAGCCGAAATCCGAAAGTTATAAGCGCAAGGGAAATCAAGGGACTGGATCCAGGACGTGCAGGAAGTACAGGCTCCCCTACCCGCGTGGTAAAGATTCAGATGGCAGATGCCAGGCAGAAATGCTATGTGGCAATAGATGACAGGCTGCCGGCGAGAGAAAGAATTCAGAGTATTATTAACGGAGGCATAGAGTCAAAAGAAAAGGTAGAATTGATAAGAGGGTCTTCAGAGTCCTTGGCGTATAAGATACTGAGCCTTCCGGAAGTGGAGAGAAACGTAGTCTAA